Proteins found in one Brevibacillus brevis genomic segment:
- a CDS encoding MBL fold metallo-hydrolase, producing the protein MEISNGVEMLHLDFHGNIIHPVLLWDQDMAVLIDTGFPGQMEDLRVAMEKTGVPFNKLKAVILTHQDVDHIGSLPEILQEYGDQVHVYAHELDKPYIQGEFPLLKDGHLENPPKGRVDYIVSDGQELPFCGGIRVIHTPGHSPGHISLYVKQSKTLIAGDSMYSVNGFLEGIHVPTTPDMNAARLSLKKYVDLDISSVICYHGGLSTGNVKDKLVELSQGLR; encoded by the coding sequence ATGGAAATTTCAAACGGAGTAGAAATGCTTCATCTAGATTTTCATGGGAATATCATTCATCCCGTTCTTTTGTGGGATCAAGACATGGCTGTTTTAATAGACACCGGATTCCCAGGACAAATGGAAGATTTACGCGTGGCCATGGAAAAGACAGGGGTACCGTTCAACAAACTAAAAGCTGTGATTTTGACGCATCAGGATGTGGATCATATCGGTAGTCTTCCAGAGATTTTGCAGGAGTATGGGGATCAGGTTCACGTGTATGCACACGAACTAGATAAGCCGTATATTCAGGGGGAATTCCCACTTTTAAAAGACGGGCACCTTGAGAATCCTCCAAAAGGCAGAGTGGACTATATCGTGAGCGACGGTCAGGAACTGCCGTTTTGCGGCGGGATTCGCGTCATCCATACTCCTGGGCATTCTCCCGGTCATATCAGCCTGTATGTAAAGCAAAGCAAGACCCTCATTGCCGGGGATTCGATGTACAGTGTAAATGGGTTTCTCGAAGGTATCCATGTCCCGACCACACCAGATATGAATGCAGCTAGACTCTCGTTGAAAAAGTATGTAGACCTCGACATTTCATCTGTGATTTGTTACCACGGGGGACTTAGCACTGGAAATGTGAAGGATAAGCTCGTAGAACTTAGTCAAGGGTTACGTTAA
- a CDS encoding ribonuclease H-like domain-containing protein — MSLKSKLQRMKGHLSLETDKAVAPAVESETPIRKEESMEETRAAVPADSNAELQIPFADKWKEMQASPYIWDDEYVMIREVRYPINQRHGAYAFSELHEAIRMWEAAGREHPLSAAGRKPEDLLFFDTETTGLSGGAGNAIFLLGYSRFEGEHVVVRQHFLPGPHAEVTLYQSFLEQAQKSSHLVTFNGKSFDWPQVRTRHTLVRDQVPALPTFGHFDLLHGARRLWKAELESCRLGIIEQEKLDVFREDDLPGYLAPVRYFDFLHAQDPDVIEGVLRHNETDVLSLITMYIHMTRLLVGQGSVTVSLEESYEIARWYDVLGDQEAAMAGYRLVADSEHAWSNRAKLAIGHLYKKQKDWLQALTVWESCIQSTGYVPEEVYIEAAKLYEHQLKNWEKALDYTKQAYEQWKKRASLLRNRSKADAEAYHKRIDRLEAKLRGNEAEEESLLSGFLDWADEQG, encoded by the coding sequence ATGTCTCTTAAATCCAAGCTGCAACGGATGAAGGGACATCTCTCGCTGGAAACGGACAAAGCGGTAGCGCCAGCAGTCGAATCGGAAACGCCCATTCGCAAGGAAGAGTCGATGGAAGAGACGAGGGCGGCTGTACCAGCGGATAGCAACGCCGAGCTACAGATACCTTTTGCCGATAAGTGGAAGGAAATGCAGGCATCGCCCTACATCTGGGATGACGAGTACGTCATGATTCGCGAGGTTCGCTATCCGATCAATCAGCGGCATGGGGCTTACGCCTTTTCTGAGCTGCATGAGGCGATCCGTATGTGGGAAGCGGCTGGTCGAGAGCATCCGCTGTCCGCTGCGGGCAGGAAGCCAGAAGACTTGCTGTTTTTCGATACGGAGACGACAGGGCTGTCAGGTGGGGCAGGCAATGCGATTTTTCTTTTGGGGTACAGTCGTTTCGAGGGGGAGCATGTCGTGGTGCGCCAGCATTTTCTCCCAGGCCCGCATGCAGAGGTGACCTTGTACCAATCGTTTTTGGAGCAAGCACAGAAGTCCTCGCATCTGGTGACCTTTAATGGAAAGTCCTTTGACTGGCCACAGGTGCGGACGAGGCATACGCTGGTGCGCGATCAAGTGCCCGCTTTGCCTACCTTTGGTCATTTTGACCTTTTGCACGGGGCGAGGAGATTGTGGAAAGCGGAGCTGGAATCGTGCCGATTGGGAATCATCGAGCAGGAAAAGCTGGATGTGTTTCGCGAGGATGATTTACCCGGTTATTTGGCGCCGGTGCGGTATTTCGACTTTTTGCATGCCCAAGATCCTGATGTCATCGAAGGCGTGCTGCGGCATAACGAGACGGACGTCCTGTCTCTGATTACGATGTACATTCACATGACGCGGCTACTGGTAGGGCAAGGGAGTGTAACGGTATCTCTCGAGGAAAGCTACGAAATTGCCAGATGGTACGATGTGCTTGGGGATCAGGAAGCCGCTATGGCAGGCTATCGCCTTGTCGCAGATAGTGAGCATGCATGGAGTAACCGGGCCAAGCTTGCCATCGGTCATTTGTATAAAAAGCAAAAGGATTGGCTCCAAGCCCTAACCGTTTGGGAGTCGTGCATTCAGTCCACCGGATATGTCCCGGAAGAGGTGTATATTGAGGCTGCCAAGCTGTATGAACACCAGTTGAAGAATTGGGAGAAGGCTTTGGATTATACGAAGCAAGCGTACGAGCAGTGGAAAAAGCGGGCGAGTCTGTTGCGCAACAGGTCCAAGGCCGACGCAGAGGCATATCACAAGCGGATAGATCGGTTAGAAGCAAAGCTACGCGGAAATGAAGCGGAAGAAGAGAGTCTGTTGTCCGGATTTTTGGATTGGGCGGATGAGCAAGGGTGA